TGGCAAAATTCCTTTCTCCTGCTGCATAACGGCTGAGTAGTTCCTTGCCTAGCTTGGTGCTGTATTCCGCTAATGCTGGCTGATTTCGGAGTAGCGAATATGCTTGAGCGCATACTTGCAGCGATTCATCCTGCAAAGCCTGAATAAGCAAATCCAAGCCAACTTCCCCATATTTCAATGCCTCTGTTAGCGCTGCGACTCGATGCTCGACAATTGAACTGGCCAAACGCATCTGGACTCCTTGCAGCCCTCCCAAGACTACACCGCTCAATGGTGCTGGGTTTTCACCGCCTTTGACAGCATCGTAGTCTCTGGGTAGATCGGGATTTTCTGCCATTGCACCTTTCCTCTTGCACTACTAATAGTCTTCCCAAGCAATGCAGAGCAGCGATCGCGCCTTTACCCCATACCCCAAACTTCTACGTTATAACTCCCACTTACCAAGGTTTGACCATCACCACTTAGGGCAAAGCAAACACCTGATGGATGCCCCTCTAAAGTGCGGATATGCTGTCTTGTTTGCCAATTCCAAATTTTAATTTTCTTGTCGTCATAGTTACCCCCGCTAAATAGCGTTTGTCCATCAGCGCTACAAGCAAGCCCCAAAACATAGCCTGTATGTCCGTTGAGAGTGCCTATTTCTCGTTTCTTCTTCACATCCCAAATTTTGATCGTTCTATGGCTGCCACTAAACAGGGTATTGTTATCGCTACTGAGGGCAATACAAGAAACAGAACTTGCATGGCCTTTAAGAGTGTAAATTTCCCTTCCTGACTTCACATCCCACACCTTAATTGTCGAGTCGCCACTACCACTAAACAGAGTATTGCCATCAGCGCTGAGGGCAACAGAAGTAATAGTGCCTGCGTGTCCTTTGAGGATGCCGAGTTCTTCCCCAGTTTGCAAATTCCAGATTTTAACAGTGCAGTCATAACTACCAGCCGCCAAAATTTGCCAATCGCGACTGATAGCGATCGCATCAACTGCACTCGCTGCTTTAAAGGTGCGAATTTCTCGCCCCGTCCGCACGTTCCAAACTTTTATTGTAGTGTCGTGGCTGCAACTAACCAAAGTCTTTCCATCCGGACTAAGTAGAAGCGAACTAACAATATGGGAATGTGCCTTTATAGTGCGAACTTCTCGTTTTGTTGACAAATCCCACACCTTAATTGTGTTGTCGGGATAAGCACCGCCACTAACTATAGTCTGGCCGTCGGCGCTAATAGCAACAGAAGCAATTCCACTATGCGGATGTCCGCCCAAAGTTTGCAGGCAATCAAAAAAGCGATAACAATTATACTCGCGTAATGCCTGCATTACGTTTGGATATTCTATCTTCTTCAGCAATACGCGATAAGCTTCTTTGTGCAGCGGTTGCGATTCTTCTTTAAGAACTTTAAAGGCTAAATCTAACCCTGGTTGCCCATATTTCAGCGCTTCGTTTAGGGCTGTAATTTGTTGTTCGAGAATATTACTTGCTAGGAGTTTTTTGACTCTATCGAGTCCTCCCAATACTACAGCGTTTGTAGGGGGTGGAGTTTCGCCGCCCTTGACAGCATCGTATGGTCTGGCTTGAATAGTGGGGATAATGGAGATATACCAGTTATCGATACCAGCAGCGATCGCATATCCATTTAATGTTGCAGTATTGGCACGAAAAAATCCGAATTCAATAATCGAGCCATAAATTGAAAAATCCGGATGTTCGTCCGGACTCTCTGGCGTTCTAAAATCCTCTGCTTGTAAGTTCAGCTTTTCTTGAGTAGCCCAGATATTATTAGGAATAATTAAACTATTGGGAGGAGCAGTAAAAAATAATTTACCATTTTGCTTTAAAGCTGGCCCAGTTGCTTGACCTTCTCCAAAACCTTCGATGAGGATAGAATCTTCAGAGTAATTAATAGACGCGATCGCTCCTTGCTTCGAGGGGTTATAACTAGCGCCGCGACGGAAATTAAAACCAAAAATGTTGGAATTGTCAACCGCTGCCGTGTTGACATGATTAACAATGCTGCGAAAAGTGCCGGGATTTCCCCCAGAAACTTCTTGTTTTGCCGCCGTTGTTCCACCATTACCGCTCATCCAGGGAACCAGTTCCCAATCTGAGTCGTTAAATATTGAGTCTGAA
This portion of the Microcoleus sp. FACHB-831 genome encodes:
- a CDS encoding WD40 repeat domain-containing protein yields the protein MFNIITFSDSIFNDSDWELVPWMSGNGGTTAAKQEVSGGNPGTFRSIVNHVNTAAVDNSNIFGFNFRRGASYNPSKQGAIASINYSEDSILIEGFGEGQATGPALKQNGKLFFTAPPNSLIIPNNIWATQEKLNLQAEDFRTPESPDEHPDFSIYGSIIEFGFFRANTATLNGYAIAAGIDNWYISIIPTIQARPYDAVKGGETPPPTNAVVLGGLDRVKKLLASNILEQQITALNEALKYGQPGLDLAFKVLKEESQPLHKEAYRVLLKKIEYPNVMQALREYNCYRFFDCLQTLGGHPHSGIASVAISADGQTIVSGGAYPDNTIKVWDLSTKREVRTIKAHSHIVSSLLLSPDGKTLVSCSHDTTIKVWNVRTGREIRTFKAASAVDAIAISRDWQILAAGSYDCTVKIWNLQTGEELGILKGHAGTITSVALSADGNTLFSGSGDSTIKVWDVKSGREIYTLKGHASSVSCIALSSDNNTLFSGSHRTIKIWDVKKKREIGTLNGHTGYVLGLACSADGQTLFSGGNYDDKKIKIWNWQTRQHIRTLEGHPSGVCFALSGDGQTLVSGSYNVEVWGMG